A window from Elusimicrobiota bacterium encodes these proteins:
- a CDS encoding thioredoxin family protein, whose amino-acid sequence MRRTLLAALLLAPAAAGATGVLGTYSSALFSSQQGKDGYTVIQFHSEDCSVCPRQETMLDRLARDPAWQNVLFLQARYEKEEELRRTYGVDALSTLLFFRGKRLIGRSAGLYTDEELRSFFLRSQRQDRGRPKSRPERRFLPRR is encoded by the coding sequence ATGAGGCGGACCCTGCTCGCCGCGCTCCTGCTCGCCCCGGCGGCCGCCGGGGCGACCGGCGTGCTCGGCACCTACAGCTCCGCCCTCTTCTCCTCCCAGCAGGGGAAGGACGGGTACACGGTCATCCAGTTCCACTCCGAGGACTGCAGCGTCTGCCCGCGCCAGGAGACCATGCTCGACCGGCTCGCGCGCGACCCGGCCTGGCAGAACGTCCTCTTCCTCCAGGCCCGCTACGAGAAGGAGGAGGAACTTCGCCGGACCTACGGGGTGGACGCCCTCTCCACGCTGCTCTTCTTCCGCGGCAAGCGCCTCATCGGACGCTCGGCCGGCCTCTACACCGACGAGGAACTGCGCTCCTTCTTCCTGCGCTCCCAGCGCCAGGACCGCGGACGTCCGAAGTCCCGGCCCGAACGCCGCTTCCTTCCCCGCCGCTGA
- a CDS encoding AAA family ATPase has product MKPLKPAQLRRVFDPSKFGLKSTDKHTPLEEIIGQERAVSAMQFGLAIREPGFNIFVAGPPGVGKMTVVRAFLEEIAGRQPTPPDWCYVHDFEDSYQPKRLSLPAGRGKGLQKDMRALVAHVRQAVPRIFDNDEYNSRRDEILKSYNRQKQKVQERVGERAETQGFELQPTPMGVALVPLKDGKRLSDAEIAALPAAERDALLKRRDGLQEYLKRAFKELREIERSSQTSLRDFDTRVVLHVVGGLFDDLLDKNKDLPPVVEYLQAARKDILDNIEIFKGSEGGESAEGPSEPATTPWARELPFRRYMVNVVDDNSATRGAPVVVERNPTFGNLVGRIEKETHIGTLHTDATLIKGGALHQANGGYLVLPVEDVLKNTMSWDALKRALRTGEVEIEDLSDRLGYVSTKSLRPQPIPLDVKVVLVGQSSFFSLLHSYDEEFSELFKVKADFDVWMDATDANVGKFASYLGTLCRRDKLRHLEPGAVAKLLEQAARLAEDQSKLSIYFGSLADVVREANHWAARDKKELIGAAHVQRAVEEQVYRSNLIETHLREMIARGTLLMSVRGEAVGQVNGLAVIGYGDRSFGRPSRITATVGPGREGILNIEREVELSGPIHSKGVLILAGCLQNRFGQTHPVSLTARLAFEQSYDGIDGDSASSTEFYALLSALSGIPLRQGIAVTGSVNQLGQVQAIGGVNEKIEGFFDVCKVLGLDGSQGVMVPESNLRSLMLREDIVSASRAGKFHVWTVSTVEQGIEVLTGKPAGVRGKDGSFPKGSVYALVEERLKSHAEALREVPNAAATPAAKAPKPAVRKVPGKKPRR; this is encoded by the coding sequence ATGAAGCCCCTCAAGCCCGCGCAGCTGCGCCGCGTCTTCGACCCCTCCAAGTTCGGACTGAAGAGCACCGACAAGCACACTCCGCTCGAGGAGATCATCGGGCAGGAGCGCGCCGTCTCGGCGATGCAGTTCGGTCTGGCCATCCGCGAGCCCGGCTTCAACATCTTCGTGGCGGGCCCTCCCGGCGTCGGCAAGATGACCGTCGTGCGCGCCTTCCTCGAGGAGATCGCCGGGCGTCAGCCCACGCCGCCGGACTGGTGCTACGTGCACGATTTCGAGGACTCCTATCAGCCCAAGCGGCTCTCCCTGCCGGCGGGGCGCGGCAAGGGGCTCCAGAAGGACATGCGGGCCCTCGTCGCCCATGTACGGCAGGCCGTCCCGCGCATCTTCGACAACGACGAGTACAACTCCCGGCGCGACGAGATCCTCAAGTCCTACAACCGCCAGAAGCAGAAGGTGCAGGAGCGGGTCGGGGAGCGCGCCGAGACCCAGGGCTTCGAGCTCCAGCCGACGCCCATGGGCGTGGCGCTGGTGCCCCTGAAGGACGGCAAGCGCCTCTCGGATGCCGAGATCGCCGCGCTGCCCGCCGCCGAGCGCGACGCGCTGCTCAAGCGCCGCGACGGGCTCCAGGAGTACCTCAAGCGCGCCTTCAAGGAGCTGCGCGAGATCGAGCGCTCCTCCCAGACGAGCCTGCGCGACTTCGACACCCGGGTCGTACTGCACGTCGTGGGCGGGCTCTTCGACGATCTGCTCGACAAGAACAAGGACCTGCCCCCGGTCGTCGAGTACCTGCAGGCCGCGCGCAAGGACATCCTCGACAACATCGAGATCTTCAAGGGGAGCGAGGGCGGCGAGTCCGCGGAGGGTCCCTCCGAACCCGCGACCACTCCGTGGGCGCGCGAGCTTCCTTTCCGGCGCTACATGGTCAACGTCGTCGACGACAACTCGGCGACCCGCGGGGCCCCGGTCGTCGTCGAGCGCAACCCCACCTTCGGGAACCTCGTCGGGCGCATCGAGAAGGAGACGCACATCGGCACGCTGCACACCGACGCCACCCTCATCAAGGGGGGGGCGCTGCATCAGGCCAACGGCGGCTACCTCGTTTTGCCGGTCGAGGACGTCCTCAAGAACACGATGAGCTGGGACGCGCTGAAGCGGGCCCTGCGCACCGGCGAGGTCGAGATCGAGGACCTCTCCGACCGGCTCGGCTACGTCTCGACGAAGTCCCTGCGCCCGCAGCCCATCCCGCTCGACGTGAAGGTCGTCCTCGTCGGCCAGAGCTCCTTCTTCTCGCTCCTGCACTCCTATGACGAGGAGTTCTCCGAGCTCTTCAAGGTGAAGGCCGACTTCGACGTCTGGATGGACGCCACCGACGCCAACGTCGGCAAGTTCGCCTCCTACCTCGGGACGCTCTGCCGCCGCGACAAGCTCCGCCACCTCGAGCCCGGCGCCGTCGCCAAGCTCCTCGAGCAGGCGGCGCGTCTCGCCGAGGACCAGAGCAAGCTCTCCATCTACTTCGGCTCGCTCGCCGACGTCGTGCGCGAGGCCAATCACTGGGCGGCGCGCGACAAGAAGGAGCTCATCGGCGCCGCCCACGTGCAGCGGGCCGTCGAAGAGCAGGTCTACCGCTCGAACCTCATCGAGACCCACCTGCGCGAGATGATCGCGCGGGGCACCCTGCTCATGAGCGTGCGGGGGGAGGCCGTCGGACAGGTCAACGGCCTCGCCGTCATCGGCTACGGCGACCGCTCCTTCGGGCGCCCCAGCCGCATCACCGCGACGGTCGGCCCCGGCCGCGAGGGGATCCTGAACATCGAGCGCGAGGTCGAGCTGAGCGGCCCCATCCATTCGAAGGGCGTGCTCATCCTCGCCGGCTGCCTACAGAACCGCTTCGGACAGACGCACCCCGTCTCCCTGACCGCCCGCCTCGCCTTCGAGCAGAGCTACGACGGCATCGACGGGGACAGCGCGTCCTCGACCGAGTTCTACGCGCTGCTCTCCGCGCTCTCGGGCATCCCCCTGCGCCAGGGCATCGCCGTGACCGGCTCGGTCAACCAGCTCGGCCAGGTCCAGGCCATCGGCGGGGTCAACGAGAAGATCGAGGGCTTCTTCGACGTCTGCAAGGTCCTCGGCCTCGACGGCTCCCAGGGGGTCATGGTCCCGGAGAGCAACCTGCGCAGCCTCATGCTCCGCGAGGACATCGTGTCGGCGTCACGCGCCGGGAAGTTCCACGTCTGGACGGTCTCCACCGTCGAGCAGGGCATCGAGGTCCTCACCGGGAAGCCCGCGGGCGTCCGCGGGAAGGACGGGAGCTTCCCCAAGGGGAGCGTCTACGCCCTCGTCGAGGAGCGGCTCAAGTCCCATGCGGAGGCCCTGCGCGAGGTCCCCAACGCGGCCGCGACGCCCGCCGCCAAGGCACCCAAGCCCGCCGTACGCAAAGTCCCCGGGAAGAAGCCGCGCCGATGA
- a CDS encoding TIGR00153 family protein, giving the protein MTRSIGGMFGRSMFAPVLEHVDKAMDCMESLKELMRRFVERDYDALKTISQRIAKLEHDADVIKEEFRDSFSKSLFAVVNRSEMLVLIKAQDGISDECEDIAKLMSVRETALTEELKVVLLELTEKVYEAVKSLRDVEDYIERSTGADPEKVEEMLKVIHVKEWEADQLQLRFTKILFEQEKQLDVVSLFLLRDLIHMVGKIANHAENVGDSIRRIVVR; this is encoded by the coding sequence ATGACCCGATCCATCGGCGGGATGTTCGGCCGTTCCATGTTCGCCCCGGTCCTCGAGCACGTGGACAAGGCGATGGACTGCATGGAGTCCCTCAAAGAACTCATGCGGCGCTTCGTCGAGCGCGATTATGACGCGCTCAAGACCATCTCCCAGCGCATCGCGAAGCTCGAGCACGACGCGGACGTCATCAAGGAGGAGTTCCGCGACAGCTTCTCCAAGAGCCTCTTCGCCGTCGTCAACCGCTCGGAGATGCTCGTCCTCATCAAGGCCCAGGACGGGATCAGCGACGAGTGCGAGGACATCGCGAAGCTCATGTCGGTGCGCGAGACCGCCCTCACCGAGGAGCTCAAGGTCGTGCTCCTCGAGCTCACGGAGAAGGTCTACGAGGCCGTGAAGTCCCTGCGCGACGTCGAGGACTACATCGAGCGCTCGACGGGCGCCGACCCTGAGAAGGTCGAGGAGATGCTCAAGGTCATCCACGTCAAGGAGTGGGAGGCCGACCAGCTCCAGCTGCGCTTCACCAAGATCCTCTTCGAGCAGGAGAAGCAGCTCGACGTCGTCTCGCTCTTCCTCCTGCGCGACCTCATCCACATGGTCGGCAAGATCGCCAACCACGCGGAGAACGTCGGCGACTCCATCCGCCGCATCGTGGTGCGCTGA
- a CDS encoding phosphatidylserine/phosphatidylglycerophosphate/cardiolipin synthase family protein, which translates to MMRSLLSALLFLQSAPAFAQTVVGQVPLSASAPAVAPVAVVPGAGGAGTVLQPSALAVGGLPTLGSAPVPSAGHSAEGTVRAESSSAHGSAYGAVREENDPRTDARRAAPTAASVSGVAGVPVRAAASFAEESSLAAGTDKVVSSVREAVASEGREGAAHAALSARFDGAADKAAAAFSGAVPAAGQSAAGTVREENGPRTGEHAPPVPGLPETVVFNGHRFAPAQFTDEGAGRMSAKLIEALDAAKETMELALLELMHRELLEAVLRAKERGVKVRIVVDATHMYPSKPGQTRAEELQRLIDAGFDIRVLRGGKEHGLMHNKFALLDGKLVWSGSANWSRAADKLHQENVTYTSDAHRIGGFQGSFDWMWGLGRPVGEEPGAARGTPPSDPTRPVSFNGAKLPAYVFAPGVETEERLLEAISASRVSIDVAMFSCTSARLREALLAARQRGVRVRIVFDAVQYSHLFDMAWFYKNGFDVRIAVGLVPEKGAMHNKFVVFDGVMVQTGSYNWTENAKFNNFENAQFFADPGMAAAYAAYFDRVRARGRQVTEADAAQRPALPAPQGRPSLTGPGEQPKLPAGRTGHERRGAERPGKDRRHGR; encoded by the coding sequence ATGATGCGCTCCCTCCTCTCCGCGCTCCTTTTCCTGCAGTCCGCTCCGGCCTTCGCCCAGACGGTCGTGGGCCAGGTCCCTCTCTCCGCCTCCGCGCCCGCCGTGGCCCCCGTCGCCGTCGTTCCCGGCGCAGGCGGCGCCGGCACCGTGCTGCAGCCGTCGGCCCTCGCCGTCGGAGGGCTGCCCACGCTGGGCTCCGCGCCCGTCCCTTCGGCGGGCCATAGCGCCGAAGGGACGGTGAGAGCGGAGTCTTCGTCTGCGCACGGGAGCGCATACGGGGCGGTGCGAGAGGAGAACGACCCGCGCACCGACGCCCGGCGCGCCGCCCCGACGGCCGCGTCGGTTTCCGGAGTCGCGGGCGTTCCCGTCCGCGCGGCGGCCTCCTTCGCGGAGGAGTCCTCCCTCGCGGCGGGCACGGACAAGGTGGTCTCCTCCGTCCGGGAGGCCGTCGCCTCCGAGGGCCGCGAGGGCGCCGCGCACGCGGCACTCAGCGCACGGTTCGACGGGGCCGCGGACAAGGCCGCGGCGGCGTTCTCCGGCGCGGTCCCTGCGGCGGGCCAGAGCGCCGCAGGGACGGTGCGAGAGGAGAACGGCCCGCGCACCGGAGAGCACGCCCCGCCGGTCCCGGGCCTGCCCGAGACCGTCGTCTTCAACGGGCACCGCTTCGCGCCCGCCCAGTTCACCGACGAAGGCGCCGGCCGCATGAGCGCCAAGCTCATCGAGGCCCTCGACGCGGCCAAGGAGACGATGGAGCTCGCGCTGCTCGAGCTGATGCACCGCGAGCTCCTCGAGGCCGTGCTGCGCGCCAAGGAGCGCGGCGTGAAGGTCCGCATCGTCGTCGACGCGACCCATATGTACCCGTCCAAACCCGGGCAGACGCGCGCCGAAGAGCTCCAGCGCCTCATCGACGCGGGCTTCGACATCCGCGTCCTGCGCGGCGGCAAGGAGCACGGACTCATGCACAACAAGTTCGCCCTCCTCGACGGGAAGCTCGTCTGGTCCGGCTCCGCGAACTGGTCGCGGGCCGCCGACAAGCTCCACCAGGAGAACGTCACCTACACCTCCGACGCGCACCGCATCGGCGGCTTCCAGGGCTCCTTCGACTGGATGTGGGGCCTGGGCCGCCCGGTCGGCGAGGAGCCCGGCGCCGCGCGAGGGACGCCGCCGAGCGACCCGACGCGCCCCGTGAGCTTCAACGGGGCGAAGCTCCCCGCGTACGTCTTCGCCCCCGGCGTCGAGACCGAGGAGCGCCTCCTCGAGGCCATCTCCGCCTCCCGCGTCTCCATCGACGTGGCGATGTTCAGCTGCACCTCCGCGCGACTGCGCGAGGCCCTCCTCGCGGCGCGCCAGCGCGGGGTGCGCGTGCGCATCGTCTTCGACGCGGTCCAGTACTCCCATCTTTTCGACATGGCCTGGTTCTACAAGAACGGCTTCGACGTGCGCATCGCGGTCGGCCTCGTGCCCGAAAAGGGCGCGATGCACAACAAGTTCGTCGTCTTCGACGGGGTCATGGTCCAGACCGGCTCCTACAACTGGACCGAGAACGCGAAGTTCAACAACTTCGAGAACGCCCAGTTCTTCGCGGATCCCGGGATGGCCGCCGCCTACGCCGCCTACTTCGACCGCGTGCGCGCTCGCGGTCGCCAGGTCACCGAGGCCGATGCCGCGCAGCGTCCGGCGCTCCCCGCGCCGCAGGGGCGGCCGTCGCTGACCGGTCCGGGGGAGCAGCCGAAGCTCCCTGCGGGCCGCACCGGGCACGAGCGGCGGGGCGCCGAGCGCCCCGGAAAAGACCGGCGTCACGGCCGCTGA
- a CDS encoding S8 family peptidase → MRILITLVLALCGAAAQAQTNPAKAPARLIVAFQEDVEKAAREGILSGYGMKAVDELGAFNAVVAEAPGGKYHPSAMRLMANPKVLLVEEDFTTNWIKGTMPSFQATPMPALHEVMASLPTFVKTDGTDGEIPWGIARVKAPEAWATTEGAGVKVAVIDTGIDCTHPDVAANCAGGVNYVDSKKPPMDDNSHGTHVSGTIGAVRDGKGVVGVAPKVRLYAVKVLDAEGSGSLTGIIKGLVWAANNGMQVANLSLGAPMGSTFMRLAVTYAKMRGVALMCAAGNDSGSVNYPAAYNGAIAIAALDSKDKIAYFSSRGPEVKFIAPGVDVLSSVPGGGYDKYSGTSMATPHMAGLAALAVARGAKGYDGVLAALKKAAEPVAGLQPTEQGFGVINAAKLVK, encoded by the coding sequence ATGCGGATCCTCATCACTCTCGTCCTCGCGCTCTGCGGTGCGGCGGCCCAGGCCCAAACGAATCCAGCCAAGGCTCCGGCGCGGCTCATCGTCGCGTTCCAGGAAGACGTCGAGAAGGCCGCGCGCGAGGGCATCCTCAGCGGCTACGGCATGAAGGCGGTCGACGAGCTCGGCGCCTTCAACGCCGTCGTCGCCGAGGCTCCCGGCGGGAAGTACCACCCCTCCGCGATGCGCCTCATGGCGAATCCCAAGGTCCTGCTGGTGGAAGAGGACTTCACGACGAACTGGATCAAGGGGACGATGCCCAGCTTCCAGGCGACGCCGATGCCTGCGCTCCACGAGGTCATGGCCTCCCTGCCCACGTTCGTGAAGACGGACGGGACCGACGGGGAGATCCCGTGGGGCATCGCCCGCGTGAAGGCCCCCGAGGCCTGGGCGACGACCGAGGGCGCGGGCGTGAAGGTCGCGGTCATCGACACGGGCATCGACTGCACGCATCCGGACGTCGCGGCCAACTGCGCCGGCGGCGTGAACTACGTCGACTCGAAGAAGCCCCCGATGGACGACAACAGCCACGGCACCCACGTCTCCGGCACCATCGGCGCGGTGCGCGACGGCAAGGGCGTCGTCGGCGTCGCGCCGAAGGTCCGCCTCTACGCCGTGAAGGTGCTCGACGCCGAGGGCAGCGGCTCGCTGACCGGCATCATCAAGGGCCTCGTCTGGGCGGCCAACAACGGCATGCAGGTCGCGAACCTCTCGCTCGGCGCGCCGATGGGCAGCACCTTCATGCGCCTCGCGGTGACCTACGCGAAGATGCGCGGGGTCGCCCTCATGTGCGCGGCCGGCAACGACAGCGGTTCGGTGAACTATCCGGCGGCCTACAACGGCGCGATCGCCATCGCGGCGCTCGACTCCAAGGACAAGATCGCGTACTTCTCCAGCCGCGGGCCCGAGGTCAAGTTCATCGCCCCGGGCGTGGACGTGCTCTCCTCGGTGCCCGGCGGCGGCTACGACAAGTACTCCGGCACCTCGATGGCCACGCCGCACATGGCGGGCCTGGCGGCCCTGGCGGTCGCCCGGGGCGCGAAGGGCTATGACGGCGTGCTCGCGGCGCTGAAGAAGGCCGCCGAGCCCGTCGCCGGTCTTCAGCCGACCGAGCAGGGCTTCGGCGTCATCAATGCCGCGAAGCTCGTGAAATAG